In Quercus robur chromosome 10, dhQueRobu3.1, whole genome shotgun sequence, a genomic segment contains:
- the LOC126703243 gene encoding uncharacterized protein LOC126703243, whose protein sequence is MATTSPSLPMQQQPAGETLTYNPVAVPNNNAAWSSSGSIGPFFAVMSVLTVLAILSCLLGRMCTKEAVTPLESIKDSGCLGWVKRKCRQSMSCDVKVGMKMMAFGKGRNDCNVKDGEVQQLPQP, encoded by the coding sequence ATGGCAACAACATCACCATCACTGCCTATGCAGCAACAGCCAGCAGGGGAAACCTTGACTTATAACCCTGTAGCTGTACCAAACAATAATGCTGCTTGGAGTTCTTCAGGGTCTATAGGTCCTTTCTTTGCAGTGATGTCTGTCCTAACTGTTCTCGCAATTCTTTCGTGCTTATTGGGCAGGATGTGCACCAAAGAGGCTGTAACTCCATTAGAGAGTATCAAGGATAGCGGCTGCCTCGGATGGGTGAAGCGAAAGTGCAGGCAGAGTATGTCTTGTGATGTTAAAGTTGGAATGAAGATGATGGCTTTTGGAAAAGGAAGAAATGATTGTAACGTTAAAGATGGTGAGGTTCAACAACTTCCACAACCTTAA
- the LOC126704099 gene encoding uncharacterized protein LOC126704099: MAVHSKNEALMCKVFLSSLGPVAMRWFDDLGASSIDSFKELTQAFGSRFITCNRVPQALDSLLSMAMKEGETLKMYSGRYWEMFNKIDGEFNDVAIRTFKVGLPAEHGLRKSLTRKPATSVRQLMDRINKYKRVEEDQQQEKGKAKVVPQERRDFRSDRYNNNRPQRDFAMQSGPTAP; encoded by the coding sequence ATGGCAGTGCATTCCAAAAACGAGGCTCTGATGTGCAAGGTATTCTTATCCAGTTTAGGGCCtgtggcaatgagatggtttgacgACTTGGGAGCGAGTTCCATTGATTCCTTTAAGGAGCTCACTCAGGCCTTTGGATCCCGCTTCATTACATGTAATAGGGTTCCTCAGGCTTTAGACTCCCTACTGTCTATGGCCATGAAAGAAGGGGAGACCCTGAAAATGTACTCAGGCAGGTACTGGGAGATGTTTAACAAGATAGATGGTGAATTTAACGATGTGGCCATCAGGACTTTCAAGGTCGGCTTACCTGCCGAGCATGGTTTGAGGAAGTCTTTAACTAGGAAACCCGCTACTAGTGTACGCCAGCTCATGGACCGAATTAATAAGTACAAGAGGGTCGAGGAAGACCAACAACAGGAGAAGGGGAAGGCtaaggttgtccctcaggagaggagggacttcaggtcggaccgataCAACAATAATAGACCCCAAAGAGATTTTGCAATGCAGTCTGGGCCTACGGCTCCTTAG